GCTGAAATGGCATCAGTCATTTTGAGGCTACCACAGAGAGGGTTCTGACACATGGCCGTCGGCTACATCCAAAAACCCTCGCTCATAACACCCACCTGAAATAACCCCCATTGTAAAAAGCGTCAAACAGGCTGAATGCTACATAAAAAAGAAGTATGGACTGCCTTATGTCACGTGATGGCAAAGTCTCATAGAAATTGGGTTCAAAAAGCAAGGAGAAACATATAAATCTTTTCGCATACCCTTCACTGTTGGGGTTGGAGAAGAAAAGCCCCAGAAGAGCCGGAGTGTCAGGTAACACCCATGCGGGCTTGATATTACCCATTCTTCAGATTGCCTCATCCTCTGTATTTCTTCATGTCatggttttatctttatttagaaTTAATTGAGGACAGACAGCTGTGACTTGACACAGAAAACTCACGCTAATATTCGATATCACAGCCAAAAGCAACAAGACTGTGAAATCAAAGATTTCCAGAAGCAAAACATCCGGCACCCAAAAAATGCTCCTCTAGGCAGCCCTATAAATCTCTTCTATCTGTTACAGTTATCAAAAGTTTGACTAAAGGCTTAATCAGATCCAAAGATCACAGTCCTACAGCACTAAATGAcgtaaaaaaaatggatgaaataCACTACACTCCACCTCCATGAGAAActtttagggatgcacgataaatatcggcacaatatttaatgcgcatctcgtcagtaaagccggttctgtaatcagcagtaaatctctacacgtgcatgctttcacgtggagcagcatttactacacagagccgttgttcactgacaagctgcgcaaaacatgtgtaaaatatgatcgtggttttgcgcagcttgtcagtgaacaacggctctgtgtagtaaatgctactccacatgaaagcacgcacatgtagagatttactgctgattacagccAGGATGTTGTTGGTGGTTGCCAGTGTGATGTTAAGTGGTCAGTAATCtgctttactgaagagatgcgcattaatatcgtgccgatatttatcgtgcatccctagaaACTTTGTTAGTCTTGATGAGAAAGCAGCATTTCTGTGAAAGCATTGTTTGAGCTGATCTTGAGAAGAAATACTAGAATCAAACTGTGATcttgtttgattttataaaaatgtatacaacagAAATTGAGATAGAAAAAGGGTTCAAAAAgcaaatttacaaatataatataaacaacaaaataataaatacataattatttcatataaatatatatttttaaatttttattgtacaaaaatgtattttaaaacaaatatttagatgGAATAATTGGTTAAAAGGGCAATGTCAGTGCagaaatctaataataataaataacttacataaatattatataaacagttctttctctctcatatatatatatatatatatatatatatatatatacttttactttatagatacttttttaggatactttgatgaataaaaagtaaaaaaaaaaaaaaaaagagaaagctatgtttttaaaatataaatattttgtaataacaatatacactactggtcagtaatttggggtcagtaatttttttttctttcttttttttaaataagatcaatacttttattcagcaaggatgtgttaaattgataaaaatttatagtaaagaaaatatatttattagaatatattttaatagaattttttttttatttggaataaatgcagttctttttaaccttttattcatcaaatatattagacagcagaactgtttccaacactcataataaatcagaatattagaatgatttctaaattgatcatgtgatagactggatgttacatgtggcactgaaggctggagtaatgatgctgaaaatacagctttgcatcacaggaataaattattttttttaagtatattcaaatagaaaactattattttaagttgtaataatatttcacaatattactgtttttttctgtatttttgatcaaataaatgcaggcatgatgagcagaagaaacttctttcaaaaacattaaaaagtaatgtttccaaacttttggtcagaaaaacacaaataaataaacatatatatatatataatgtatttaaaaacctACAAATATTGAGATGCCTAAAATTACCATAAAAGTCATTGTGGGAATGTCAAGTTGACTGTCAACCCTAATGTACTTTGCACATTGAAACTGAGGTTTATTCTGTGTTTAAATGTGTCTGGGTTGCTCATACCCGTTGGTAGGCCtggaaaataatgtcataaagaAATCCTTGAGGCATTTCACTGGCTCGGTACTTTGCTCTCTCCAGCGAGTGGTCCAGGTAGCCCTCTGACGAGGTTGCAATGATCGTGGACACCAGAGGACGTATCGCTCCTgaggcctgaaaaaaaaaaacaggtagacAATTGGACAATTAAAAACATGCCttataaaaatcagtttattCATGATTACTAAACAATGGTGCATTAGGGTCAAGCAATTAATCATTATCCCTCTCATATTCTTTTGAGTGTTTGATAAACATATGGGTTTTGCTTTCCAGCCCTTGTCATTGCCTTGGAGAGGAGATTTAGAAGAAAATCACAGAAATCTTGAACCTCACATTTCAAAGCCAGCAAAAACATTGCTAAAATATCTTATCCAGTTTCATGTTTTAATGAGTAGTGCTGAGAGGTGTCAACAATATGTTTATCTTAGTGATTTATGGACATTGGAACAGCCTGCAATGCAGTCAAACCACAAACGAAGCTGGATTTCTCGTCTTCTGCTGAGTTATTCTGTTCCTGATGCAGTTTTCATGACGTTTGCCGTGGAAGGATGGTATGTATGTAGCGGATTCTTGTTCGTAAGCATATACAGtaggtatagaaaataatcacccccaccccccctttaaataatcacattttgtttctttgcagcctgaaataaagacggacatagtttttgttttgtccagCTATATTTACTCAGTACAgtttataacatccaagtgaaagaaataacaccaacatgtcaaaaaaaatcaCTGGATCACCCCCCTTCCCTCCtcaaaatgacttgtaaactcaatcaggtgtagctaatcaccttctcaatggcacacaaagccatttgactttcagctgtgatcagctgtggtcattttaattagctcagcatgaaaagagctttcctggagcatttcagtacTAAGTAGGGGCTAAGGGACAAATTGGTGCATGCAGATACCTATATCTCCACTCCTGGGACCCTCTCGGATGCCCAAGGAAACTTTCCATGTAAAGATTGTACTGcttgtcattattattaaataaaatataattcatttacaCACCCAAATTGTTTATCAAATTAAACAATTGATTACATGTAAACTATAATTATGTATCTCTGTCCCCTATTGTACATTGGAAAAACAAAACGTGCACTGCGCACCAGGATTATAGAACATATGAGTGCCAGTAGGAGACAAGATTACACTTCTCCAGTTTTTCGCCATTTTGAGTCCACTAAGCATTCTCTTTCGGATCTTAAGTTTTTCTCAAGTGCATTGAGAGGGTTCTGCCACATAGGAGAGGGGGTAACcatgacaaaaaaatctattacaaAGAGAGCCATTTTGGATTTTTGCGCTGAAATCGTTAACCCCTACTGGAATGAATGAAGAGATGGATCTTGCAtggtttttgtaaaaattatttatttttattttttttaatcacctaCCACCTATTGATTGAGCTCAGctggtacactctcagaaaaaaaggtacaaaagttgtcactggggtggtaccttttcaaaaggcacatcTTTGTACCTAAAAGCTACAAAAttttaccttttgaaaaggtaccccCCCAGGGACAGCTTTTGTACCTCTTTACACACCTGAGAACAGACTGGTTATCTTTTTGGAGCGCATCCAATAACTTTTTTGAGTCCTtagtagtgcaactgaagcaaacaatcaactactGTATGGGTGGCAATGCACTCTCAGAAGAACTCCAGGATAAAATTGTGGaaaggcacaagtcaggagacggataaaaaaaaatatcaaagcctttaccaatgcctagaagcacagtgaagtttattattaagaagtggaaggtatttggtacaacacagaccctccctggatcaggacgttgctccaaactggatgaaagagccaggagtaaactggtcagagaggctaccaagagtcctacagcaactctgaagcagctgcaggaatttatgacaaagagtggtcattgtgtccatgtgacaacaatatcacaaagtCTCCACAAATGTGACgagtatgggagggttgcaagaaaaaagccactcctcaagaaaggccacatgcagtcacgattGAGATTTGGCAAAAAGCACCTTAAAGGGTTTTTAAGGCAGataagactaaaattgaattatctGGCCTCAACACCAACCGATATGTCTGATGGAAATCCAATatagctcaccatccaaataacagcattcctccagtaaagcatggaggtggtgatatcctgttatgggggtgtttctctgcagacaggactggagcacttgtcaggatagaaggaaaaatggatggggcaaaatactgtcaaattcttgaggaaaatctgcagccctctgccagaaagttgtcaatgtgaagaaggtttaccttccaacatgataATGAATGAACCAAAGCACCCAGCAAAAccgagcacacagtggttgaaggagaaaaaggtgaatgtccttgcatggtcTACTCAGAGCCCAGACATCAACctcattgaaaatctgtggaatgacttgaaacctgcagtccacaaacggtcACCATCACATTTAACTGTACTTGATttgttctgcaaagaagagtgagcaaatattttaaagtctagatgtgcaaagatAGTAGAGACAAATCCCGACAGACTAAAGGCTGTCATTACAGCAataggtggttcaacaaaatactgacacaaggcagtgatcctttttccaacttgAACATATTGtagttatatctttcacttggatgctATAAGTTGCACTGACTAAATAttactggataaaacaaaaactgtgcttGTCTTCATTTCAGTtggcaaagcaacaaaatgtgattattttaaaggggggtgactcttttctatacccactgtagatATTAAAAACAGCTTCTCTGATTGgagtttttcatatttattatataacagcTTCACATGTATCTCTGAAGCCTGCATCAGGAATTCTGTTTTGATGGCTTAAAGTGGTCTAACTTTCACTCACCTCATAAATTTGACAGATATGTAGACCATGTTACAGCAGATTAGGGAAAGGAGTGTTCAGATAGTGTGAACAGACATTCATCAACACAGACATTTCAGagagtgttttaaaattaattattctaaatgaaaaccacaaaaaagtgtgtatttgaattaaatatataatttacgcCAATTAGTATATATGATAAAAGTCAATATCAGCACTCATGAGCAGAGATAATCATAtaggtttaaatttttttctccaaactgaTGTAAAATTCCATAAAATGCACTATTTTGAAACAAAATCTGGAGAAGGGAAAACAAACCCCTTGCTCTTTAGCTGCCAGGGTGATTTTCAGAAGAAGATCTTCTTCCACAAATGGCCGTACCGCATCATGGATGATGACCACTTTTGGTTTGGGTGTCAGTGAGTTTGAAGTGCTGCAGAAGGCCTGAAGTCCGTTGAAGATAGACCTGTGTCTGGTGGTTCCCCCGTGGATTACATTTACCTTTGTGTGATTAAATTTCTGGACAATATTCAGCATCAAGTCATGATTTTCCTTAGAAACCACAACGACAACAGTTCCAATCCATGGTAATCTGTGGAGAAAATACAGATAAACAGCTTTCATTTGCCTAGTTTTAAAAACTATCAAAAGAAACACAACATAATCACTGTGATAACAGAGTAAAGGAACAAATTGTTATGTTATGCAAgtagtattattttagttttatttatatattattatagttttattaatattttgaattagcttttagttatatttttatactatttatgtatcatttatttttatttcagtttttgttttagttttaatttgatttccaAGTACTAATGCCAAAGagaatatttctaattttcatatcaagttttttcctcaaatatttatcttttatttcagctttagttttagttaatgttaataacccTGGCTGTAAATGCCTCTTATGGCATAAAatggaattacaaaaataactaGATTTACATATGACCCTTTGTAAACCCACCACAATGCTAGGATGTTGTTGGTGGTTGCCAGTGTGATGTTAAGTGGTTTCTGAGGTGTTTGAGCACATTTTTATACATTCACTTGGGTGATCTCAGTGGTTTCTCTATGATTATTTACATTGTTAGCCAACAGGTGGAGACTATTCTCACATAGCCAGACTGACAGCAGAAGGTGTTTCTAATTTTGTGCGCTGTATGCATCATACTGAGACTAGGTGGTGACAGGAGAGTAGCTGCTTTCAAAATCACATACTTTCAGACTATGGGCACATCCAAATATGGGCACATTACTTATTATACAGTAGGCAAAAAACAGTATGGCTGCGTTCTATTCTGAAGGGCTCCTCCCTATGCCCTGATCGCTTCAATGGGTTTTCCCTGCAGAGTGAGAGCTTTAAAGGGGTTAACGGACATAGGGCAGGGGtccgaggtccactttcctgcacagtttagctcaaaccctaattaaacaccagtgaaccagctaatcaaggtcttcaggattaccagaaagctacaggcaggtgagtttgagcAAGGCTGGAGCtaaacagaaaaatgtattgGCAGAAAATTAGATCTTTAGGGGcaaagttgagaaccactggtgtaggaGACCAAAAAACTGTTCAACTGCCCAGATGACTTCTACTTAGAGCAAGATTTTGAAGTGTGcatttgatggacactttactatcccatgaagcCACGCAAGAAGATTTGTGATTGGCAGTGGAGAGACACAACTGAGTAGGTTACATGacaataacaacataataaatgtaGTATGTGTGGATTACATTCTACACACATCCATAATATAGAACATGTGAAGTAAGTACTAATTCAAAAGACATACATTTTTAGATATGACCAAGTTTTAAAAAGAATTACggattaatgcattatatattaaaacaatgaaaacataacTTACAGTTGGTCAAAAGTATACCTGACATGCTGCTTTTTGCATGCTATAGTGTCTTGATATACAATTATTAGGACACATAAATAAGTGTAATTTAATAAGATATGCTTGTTTAGGTCACATCTGTCATATAGTCtggacatttaaatgtaatattccaTAAAATGAATTACAACAGCTCTTAGTTGATGCTTTTGTCCCTGAAAATTGAAGTGACAGCTTTTTGAATATGAAACTCACAGCAAACTTTTACTTCACGgtgcaatttattaaatatgcCAAGTCAATGTCAAGTGCTTTTAGCCTTTCCCAAGTCTTTAAGCATCTGCAGATGTTCTTAATAAGTATTGAAAAAGCTGTTCTGGACATGATCTACATGCAGTAGGTGTCCTTGGACTGCTGCCTGTTTACTTTAGAGGGAAAAAATCCAGTTGTCAAACTAACGGACGTAACTGTGACAGgcataataatttattgttgtgcTGTTTTCGTCTGCTAATAACAAACTACTTGTCAAGTGTGTAGGTTAGTAAAAATCAGTTTCATCTGCTCACTGACTCGGTATGGCAAGTCTCACCTCTCAAACGCTTGAATCGTGTAGCTTATCAGAGGTCTGTTGAAAATGGTGCAGAATTGTTTCGGTGTGGGCAGTCCCACCCTTTCCCCGGAACCTCCGGCGGGCAGAACTACAGCTACCGGGAAATCCACCGGCGCGCAAGCGGGCCGGTCCGCGCTCCGCTCGGCGTCGCGTGCCTGCAGACAGCCGGGATCCAGAGGCCTGTCGGAGGAAGAGCAGCGCTCTTGCTGCATTTCTTCACCGTTCTAATAAGCTCCTCACGTGCGGCAGCCGTGTTCATGGGAAGAACCTGTTAACCGGCTTTCCGCAGGGTGATTTGAGCTGTTTCGCGGCAGTAGTGTTGCAGCTTTCCCGCTGTTACTCTGTATCAGAGAGCGTGAGCCTCTCGTCCACCTACCGGATTGCGGCAGCTGGGATCTTATCCCATTTTGTAGCataatttaatgtttgttaaaatgaTATTTCGAATCAAAATACATGCACACCAACATCCCCTGTATCTTTTAACtggaaaatgacattttaatgtatgttcatgatttattttctactaaatcatggcaagccgttttaacatgtATTTAACTTTCTTTAATTAGCATCTACTAGTAGTCACTAGCGTTTTTAAATACTaaggaaaattaaaataaacccgATTGTAGTAACATTTATTTAGTCACTTTTTGTTATGAGTTAGAATTACCttatagttcacttaaaaaaggTGTTACTACTAACAATTATTTTAGTGTTAATTCAATTAATACTAGAAAAACAAACTATTTGAAGTTACAGTAAACTAAAGAATAAATAGTAGTATGCAATTAATAGTTAAACTTGCCACtgtattgaaatagaaataataagcAGGAgtaacaaaaatacttttaactAAAATTAGTTTCTATTTCGCTCATGTGGTTACTAATGCAAAATAGATTTTAACTAGTTTTAAATGTTGATGACTTGTCATAGAGTCTGATTCTGTGATGACAACTGATGATTGACtgttatgtaaattattaaatattgtccGGTAACCCCACCTTGTCTTTATATGAAAGAGGcacacaaaatgtaataatcttgGAGATTTATTTTCACCTGTTCTTTAGTTTAAGTTCTATAAACAATGTTTGTCATGCATGAAACAAAAATTAGGCAAATTAATATACTGAATTATAGTTCAGTTAATAGGATGTCATTAGGATGTCACCTCAtgcaaatgtgaattattatacTGAGACATTTTCAGatgttgtcattttaatgtttttacaccATAATAGCCAATATGAGCATTATCACTATAGTGCAATATCTTGTCTGAATAATGCTTGCACAAACTAAAAATGAGCAAAGTCAAGGCAAAATATATTACATCAGCTTATACGTCACAATAATACACATAAAGATCCTTCAaaacaattaattacataaacaaatgcatatgtatatgtacagACATTTCATTTACATGTAGCTATGCATTTCCCGGGTTTGAGAGCTGCTCTTATTGTCACTGAACACAAAGACTTACAGCATATACTACAGCAAGTGATTACCACACATATCAGGCAGTGACGACAAAAACAATTAGGATCACAAGCCTGTTTCTactcatttttgtaatgttatatgCAGTTGTCATTGTCAGTCTCTTTGACGTTATTATGAACAGGTCTTCACTACTGGCTGCATGTTACTGAGATTATATTGGTGGTGAGATTTAgtctttattttctcttctttccAAAGACTGCAGTGGACATCTGGTTTAACAGTGAACTCAGAGCCCTGCACTTGCTCTCAAAGGCAGCACAAAGAACGTTCAATGCTCCTGTGAGCTGATGTCACAAGCCCTCACGTTTATACTGACTTCTTTTAAAAGGGAAAATCTAGCTCAATCCGAGCAGAGACTCATTTAGCTTTCCGTCCCCGTTCCCCCtttgatcttttgtttttttatctggGTATGAGCGTATCCCACAGACTTGACTCCCGATTCGTTGTGCTGCCGCGTGTATCTTTTGCATTTGCAGGAGGTCACCACAGTGATCTTGTAGGTCCTGGTGCTGCCATCCTGGCACAGGAGCTGAATCCGCTGGGTCCGGGTCTTGTCGTTCACGCAGCGCCAGTCCTGACTGTTTCGACGATTCCCGAACTTCCTACTGTATCCGCCGATCCAGTTGGGCAGCATCTGAGCTGGAAGACACTGTCCAGTGCACACCAGTTCCTTAACAGGGTTTATGCTGGTACACTGGCCGTCTGAGATGTACTTTGTGGATCGCAGCTCTCTGCAGCCAACTGGGTTTCGTTCTGTAACACAAAGTGATAAATAACGTTTAGCCAGATTTACATATCAATATCAGATCAACAAAAGTCTTTTAAGATCTATGAAGAAAGACTTATAGGTTTCACCTTGGTGCAATTCCTTCACGGTTTGTGAACAGACATAAACAACAGTGGTATGGATGATATGCTTGGTTTGCTTTACTTAAGCCCTTATCTAAACTGAGCGGAAATGCTTTAGCGTACAGATGAATGATGACTCTGAGCCTCTTATTGTCGGATTTCACCGGTGCTGCTGGCTATACTGTCAGCATTGTTCTGCCTCAGAGAAGAGCCTCCTGTCAGCGTAACCCAAGCCAAAGTCCATTCAAACAACAGCAACACACCTCAGTTACAATGTGCCCCCCTCTCTATGACAGGACATGATGAATGGGGATCGGAGGGACATTTTCTTCCTCCCCACTTCAAGTTACAGTCAttcaaaacaaacagggttccCCCTGGAGACTTCCTGAAAAGCTGAGCTGCACCTCCACTCTCCAGTCTGACAAGATTCACTCGACGGATATTGTACTAGGCAACAATTCATCTCTGCTTCCTGATGTGGTTATGAGCCAAGAGACTGCGTAATATATATCATTTCCTACAGTATTTTGCCATAGCGTTAAACCTAACACACAGAGCTAACTTTCTCCTTGCAACATACAATTACTtgcatattattaatacatttaagtgTTAATGTAAATGGTGTTTCATGATTCATTACGGTTTAAATTTTGCTGCAAAGTCTATAATAGCCTATTGAATGGTGGTTTTCACTGTCAGAACTCATATTGTGGGACATGCCCCACTACACATCAACATGCATGTTAAATGATCTGTATGATCTGACGGTGGAAGATGGCCAAGACTTTAAGGCATAAAGAAATTGATATTCAGAGATAAACCTCTGACAGAAATATTCACCagagtaaaaagtgtgacaactttGGTCTTCTCAACCATAAACACTATGGATAAAAACACCTGTAAAATATCAGCTTTTTGTTTACtttctattttataaatttaGAAATTCCTGAAATGTGTATATGTTATATTGGTTATATATTTGTTAAGGTTTGAAccatttatttaaacttatgtTCGTTTAAAGTGAGTTTAGTTtactttaaattcattaaaaaagatgTGAAGATAGGCTATTCAAACGACGTTTCTCTAAATCAACCAATCAAAATTCCCACTTGCCGTATATGtaactaaaacttttatttatttatttaaatttaattgttgattaaacatcaaaacaaactatcaaaattAATGACCACTAATAAAATTGAGTGTAATGTCGTGAAGCGCGGCTCGTGAACTCACCTCTCTCGTGCGCGGTGAAGCCTCTTCCACCGGAGTGCGCGCGATTCAGAGACGCGTTGCTCTGAGCATCCTGCACGGGACTGACCACATGAGAGTAGAAAATCTCCGTAGCATCATTCTTTAAAGTCAGACCACTCcttattaaaaagcaaaataaaaccatGAAATTGCATGATTCGGGTGCGTTTATATGCATGTTCATGTAAAATAACCCACAGCCTGTGGAGAGATGCTCCTGGAGTCTGAATGATTCTCACTCACTATCATGTCTTgggttatatatacagtatatatacgcTCCCGCCTCCAGTGTTGGCAAAGGCTCAGGTGAGCGGAATGATAAAACAAGCCAAGCGCAGTCAGTCTCTCCTTTAAACCACACCCAGAGCAACACTCGACCTGTGAGGTGCTCCAACATCTGGAGTCAAGTGAATGCGTACCGGACTCCCTGAGAGCCCCTAGTTCACtgagaaatgtttttgtgctgTTAAACACTCAGCACTTTATGTAAGCTAACTTTGTCTTGATTTTTTAAAAGGGGGTTGCAAGCATAATCAGCCCTCAaagtatttattatgaaaatgactTACGAAAAGTGTCagacaaaacattattttctcatttaagcAGCAATTAATCAACAATCAGTCTGTATGGCAAGCTGATTCGATCTGCTTACTGAAAATGAGGTGGAAACGACGGTGGCGAAGATGAGAAgtctgactgactgattgattgattgattgattgattgatgcatACTAGCTATATACTTACTGAAGTGTATACTGCATAACGGTTAAGTAATTTTTccattataaacttttaaaactgTGATCTCTAATTAATAGAAGCTAtagaaccacagacagacagacagatagatagatagatagatagatagatagatagatagatagataatgacctcacagatagatagatagatagatagataatgacctcactaatagatagatagatagatcgatcatGACCTCACTGAGTCGTTTGTCACATGACTTACTGTAGTGAGAGTTATCATCTtagaaatattgtaataataataaaatactttttgacCGTAACAAGTGAAGAAAGATATGCCCAGTAACGGAATATGCATAATGCTCTACtacaccatgtaaaaaaaaaaaagaaaaaaaaagtcaaatgatcACAATCATTGCTAACAATGCAACCGCAAATACCATAAACATACATGCCACACACTTTTGTTTCCTGTGGTGGAAGCTTAACAACATTTTAAGGAAAAGTGTGCCCTCTCATGGACAAGAAAAGAGAAGAGtagcatcaaaaagtttgaaaatgtcaACCGAGACAACAGAACTGTGCTTTACCGTTCCCGTGACGTTGTCAGCGTGCGCGCATCCTAAGCTGTCAGGGTCGCGCGCTCAAAAGAATTCTGAGCAGTGATTGGCCATCAATCAAAAAAGAGTGACGTGTGTCTCCTAGCAACCGATGAAGGCTCTAGTTCAGACATGGAAATATACAAACAGGTAG
This portion of the Cyprinus carpio isolate SPL01 chromosome A15, ASM1834038v1, whole genome shotgun sequence genome encodes:
- the LOC109079886 gene encoding D-ribitol-5-phosphate cytidylyltransferase-like isoform X4 gives rise to the protein MQQERCSSSDRPLDPGCLQARDAERSADRPACAPVDFPVAVVLPAGGSGERVGLPTPKQFCTIFNRPLISYTIQAFERLPWIGTVVVVVSKENHDLMLNIVQKFNHTKVNVIHGGTTRHRSIFNGLQAFCSTSNSLTPKPKVVIIHDAVRPFVEEDLLLKITLAAKEQGASGAIRPLVSTIIATSSEGYLDHSLERAKYRASEMPQGFLYDIIFQAYQRCSEFDFEFGSECLHLALQYCGVNAKLIEGPPTLWKVTYKRDLAAAEAIIKETLSRSACIIAGAEAEAAELAKTLQKNLNMMETDVIPCAKESNAEYLSKTQNFIHLSTTGSNFLGVLEMVKHFEDTDHTRLYPVVIVWVQLNMTKQSVDSQKTDELAAFRSLASEVIQGNVLLYGIQIEHTKVPEQWERSVERLTQITVALIRDRNAALTGQLLHV
- the LOC109079890 gene encoding sclerostin domain-containing protein 1-like; the protein is MNMHINAPESCNFMVLFCFLIRSGLTLKNDATEIFYSHVVSPVQDAQSNASLNRAHSGGRGFTAHERERNPVGCRELRSTKYISDGQCTSINPVKELVCTGQCLPAQMLPNWIGGYSRKFGNRRNSQDWRCVNDKTRTQRIQLLCQDGSTRTYKITVVTSCKCKRYTRQHNESGVKSVGYAHTQIKKQKIKGGTGTES